In Deltaproteobacteria bacterium, the genomic window TTTCTGGTCCGCCTCGAACCCAAGGCGGTCATTGCCTACCACAACCATCCAATGGAATGGGAGGTCCACGCCGTGACCTCGGGCTCGGGTCACTGTGTCTGCGGTGGCGAGAACAAGGCCTACCTCCCCGGAACCACGGCTCTCATGCCCATGGGGATCGAGCACGAGGTGCGGGCCGGAGCCGATGGGCTGACATTGTTGGCCTTTTTCTCGGCCGCTCACTGACGGTGGTCTTTCGTCCCCGGCTTTGCTAAAATTCGAGCATGGCCGCTCGGGACGCATTCCATCTCGCTCCAGACCGGAGCCTGGCCCTGGTCCGTCGCCACCGATGGTCGGGACGCATCGACCGCCATGCGCATCGTTCATTGATCCTTGGCCTTGTCCTCGAAGGAGAATGTTGCACGGTGGGCATCCGGGGCGTCCGCATGGCCGACACAAGACGGATGTTCGCCGTGGCCCCGGGAGAGGTCCACGCCCACGTGGCCGAAAGGCCATGCAGCTATGTGGCCCTTTGCCTCGCGGCACCTTCCTTGCCGCCTGGCCGTATGCTGCCCACGATGGCCGACGACCGGGGGCTGGTCTCGGCCGTGGCCTCCCTGGCCGAAACCATCGAGGCCGGGCAATGGCCGGGGCGATCGGACATCCTGGCCGTGACGGCCCGGGCCGAAGGCCATTTCGAACTCTGCCCTTCCTTGAGTGGACCGCCCTGGCTCAGCCGGGTTGTCGAATATCTGGAAAGGGCCATCGACACACCCTTCAACCTCGCCGAACTGGAGAACCTGGCCGGGGTGAGCAGATTCCATCTCTGTCGAACCTTCACGGCCCGCATGGGAATGACTCCGGGCGAGTACCAGCTCCATGCCCGCCTCTGGCGGGCCAAAGACCTGCTGACCCAGGGCGTCTCGCCCGTGGAGACGGCCCTGGAGACCGGCTTTGCCGACCAGAGCCATCTGACC contains:
- a CDS encoding cupin domain-containing protein — protein: FLVRLEPKAVIAYHNHPMEWEVHAVTSGSGHCVCGGENKAYLPGTTALMPMGIEHEVRAGADGLTLLAFFSAAH
- a CDS encoding AraC family transcriptional regulator, which produces MAARDAFHLAPDRSLALVRRHRWSGRIDRHAHRSLILGLVLEGECCTVGIRGVRMADTRRMFAVAPGEVHAHVAERPCSYVALCLAAPSLPPGRMLPTMADDRGLVSAVASLAETIEAGQWPGRSDILAVTARAEGHFELCPSLSGPPWLSRVVEYLERAIDTPFNLAELENLAGVSRFHLCRTFTARMGMTPGEYQLHARLWRAKDLLTQGVSPVETALETGFADQSHLTRRFNRVVGLSPGLYARGRIRTHRA